GCCAGGCCTGGCAGGAGTAGATGTCGCATCAACTTTCAAAGTATCATTATAAGCAGACTTTGAACGATGAATATTAACAACTCCGGCTTTCAAGTCAACAATGGCTTCATCGTTAACGTTAATATTACCTGAAATTGCATAGGCAACATTCGTTACAGATTTTGCAACCAATATGTAAGAAGGCGCTTTTGCACGAAATTTAATCACCGCGCCATTTTCCGCGCCAACCTTAAGGCTGCCAATACTTACTCCACTAGCAAAAAATCCGGCTGCGTCAAGATTGGTTGTGCTGTCCTCTTTGGTCATCGTAAGGGAATTATCCACATAGGTTAAATCCGAAGGCAGGCCATCAGAAGCTGTAACTTCCTCAAGCGTTGATTCTCCAGGATTGGTAATATTTATTTTGTATTCCACTGACTCGTTTTGATCTACAGATGTGCGCTCGACAAAACTAGTCTCATTCTTCGAAATGTTCCTTACCGCTTTCTCAATATGCAGATTACCCGGATTCACTTTTGCAGTTGTTTTAAACTGGAACATTACAAAACCGGCAAATTCCCAACAACCATTGATATCTCCGATATTCAAGCCAGACGAAGATAGAAGTTCTGATCCGTCTTGCCCAAAAGGAAGCGGAGTTGGATTGTTTATATCAGGATTGCTTGCCTGATTTGGAAACCACTTAACAGAACCAGGAACCAGTTTAAGCGTTGCATTTTGATCAAGATTAACAGTCAACGTATCAGAAACTGCAGCTACGCTATCAGCTGAAATTGTGGCGGACAAAACAGCTGTTTTGTTGGTGGTCTGTGCAGGCATGGATACCTTAATGGTTGTATTTTCAGCGGTAGTATTGACCTGGCCATTGTGATAATAAATTAAACCATCTATCACATCACCAGCCTGCCCGTCTACAGGATCACGCCAATCATCATCCTGTGTATCACGAGTTGAATTAAAACCCCTAAAAAGCTCCTGATCACCCGGCAGGAAATTAAACCTCGGGCCATCGGCATTGATTCCGATTGCAGGTGAAATAACTTGAGAAATCAAAAGCGCTGCGGCGGCTACGCCTAAAACATACTTTAATTTCTTTTTAATTTGTGAAAACCATTTCATTTTTTATCCTTTTTTAGCCCTCCGCGAACACATTATTTTATTTCTAATAAATACTTAAAAAGTTGGTGCAGGAATCGGCATAAGCCTTAGAATCGAACGCGCAATGTCGGAAATTTCCGCTACATTATCCCCCTTTACAAAAGCAGTATTGGTAAGGGTGTAATCTCCGATCGGCGGGCAACCAACAATAATCCCTGATAACTTGATGATCTTACTCTGGCCCGGATTCATATTACCCAAGCTAATTCCGCCGGCGAAAGTGATTCCATCTGGAACTGAAATACCATTAACCGTCGTGGAACCGGGGACATAATTTACATAAAGCGGAAAGATGTCTCTAGCTTTAACGTTAGTTACAGCCGCATTTCCGGTCGCAGTAACAACGATTTTATAAGTGATCTTTTCTCCCAATTTCACATTATTTTGTTCAACCCAGGTTGATCCGCTTAATACGGTTTTCTGAATTGTTAATCCAGATGTTGTCGAAACAATCACTCTTGCTGTGCTCTGGCCCTTAAACACTCCGGCCATAAAAAGCTTCGCTAAGTTGTCGAGGGTTAGCGTCCCTGCGGGAACTGTCGAATCAACTTTCACTTTGTATATAACCCTGATTGACCCAGCGTCGAGAGGCGCGATATTCGGCAGATTAACCCCGGTAGAAAAAATCGTATCTGGCAGCTTTACTCCGGCTGGATGTGAAGCATCGAAATAAAAGGTTGTGCCTGTTTCATACTTCATATGAAGAGGTAATACATCTTTAACTGAAACATTGTTCGCAGTTACATTTCCACTATTTTCAACTTCCAACTTATATTCAACTACTTCTCCTGGATTCGCGGTAATCTCTTTGTGCCAGACATTTTCATTCAAGTGCTTAACATTCTTATCAATTGAAAGAGCTGTGTTGCCTTTGATTTTTCCGACAAATGTTACAAACCCCGCAAACTCCCAGCATCCATTTATATTTCCTATATTTACGCCATTTGCGCTGGTAATTCCATCAGGCAATGATTGTCCGGGTTGGCCAACATGAGTGGCTTGTTCGGGAAACAATTTAGTTGAACCGGGCACATATTCGATTATTCCACTTGACGGAAGATTAATTGTCTGTCCCGATATGCCTTTGACTGCGCCATTGATTATAGTGTCATAGATTGGGGCAGTTTCATCTGACCACAGAGCGCTTGTCTCTTTTAGCGCATTTGACTCGCCTGTCGGCAGTGAAACGCGAATACGTACATTGTGGGCTGTCGAATTTAACATTCCATTGTGGTAATAGACCAAAAATGCAACTTCATCACCGATATTGGCATCGATCGGGTCAGCCCAATCATTGCCCGAAGAAACAACAGATGCACGAAGCATCTCCTGGTCGCCAGGTAAGAAATTAAATCTTGGTGTTTGGCTTGTGTTATTTGATTCGGCAACTTTGGCATTTGAAGAAACCAAAGACAGCGAAATCAAACTTACAACAGCCAAAATAACGCCAATTGTTCTTTTGGTTTTTGAAATTCTTGTTTTTGATTTGTCCTTAACTCCGTGAAACAATTTCTCTCTCATTTTTTGAAAGAATGACATGTTTCTCCTTACTAGGCTTAAGAATTTCAATTTATTACTCGCACAAAACCATACTAAATTCTTGAGCTAATGTCAATGTGTTTTTTCACTTTTTTCACCTTACCAAACATTCAAAATTTAAATGCTTGGTCGGTGGCCCTGGCGCATAGCGCCAGGGCACCGGTTTAGTTGTACCACACCGCCCGCTAGGGCGGTGTGGGCGTGGGCACGGGGATCGGATCCCCGCAGGTCCCCGGCACCTTCTCCTCCTTGTTCGCCATCCCGGCGAATAGGGTGAGAAGCGTCTCGGTACAGCCTTCGATCACCCGAGCCATGCCCACCGGGCAATCCGGGAGAGGCTGGCTGGGGCTGATCCCCGCAGGAGCGACCCACTCCCGAGCCGGCGCGTACACGACGTACGGTACCGGGTAGGGCTTGGGGATCTCTACGACCACCGGGTAGGGTACCTTGACCTCAACCCGCTCAGGACACGCCAGTTTGCACGCTGGCGGTACCGGAGTGCATGGGATGAAGAAGCGGCCCCTAGCTAGGTTACCGCACCGCACCATACGGGTAATCGTGTACCAGCGCCCCTGTACCCCGTCCTTGCAGCCCATCTCTGCAGGTACTGCGTAGACAGTTTCTGTGGGGATCAGGTACCCGGGAACGAAGCGACCTTCGGACTCAAACCAGACCTCGGCGTCGACATACTGATTGAGCCGGTAGGCCTCCTGGCCGTTGATCGCCGGGCAGTGCCGCCCGATCGGGTACGTGTTCGTGATCTTCTCCGAGAGGTTGATGCCCGAGGCAAACGCTGCCCCGACCATGACCATCAAGAGAAGGGTGAGGATCAGCGTCAGCTTACCCCTCATGGATCTCACCTCCTGTGAGAATCAGCACTTTGACTTTCCCGTCGAGCGGGTACGTCCAGGTGCGAGTGTCCGGAGATGTGGACAGCGCGAAATGCGTATAGCCACGCGCTGCCTCACACGTGAACCAGGACTCTCCCTTGTCTCTCGCCGCGACCGTAAAC
The window above is part of the Patescibacteria group bacterium genome. Proteins encoded here:
- a CDS encoding DUF11 domain-containing protein, with the translated sequence MSFFQKMREKLFHGVKDKSKTRISKTKRTIGVILAVVSLISLSLVSSNAKVAESNNTSQTPRFNFLPGDQEMLRASVVSSGNDWADPIDANIGDEVAFLVYYHNGMLNSTAHNVRIRVSLPTGESNALKETSALWSDETAPIYDTIINGAVKGISGQTINLPSSGIIEYVPGSTKLFPEQATHVGQPGQSLPDGITSANGVNIGNINGCWEFAGFVTFVGKIKGNTALSIDKNVKHLNENVWHKEITANPGEVVEYKLEVENSGNVTANNVSVKDVLPLHMKYETGTTFYFDASHPAGVKLPDTIFSTGVNLPNIAPLDAGSIRVIYKVKVDSTVPAGTLTLDNLAKLFMAGVFKGQSTARVIVSTTSGLTIQKTVLSGSTWVEQNNVKLGEKITYKIVVTATGNAAVTNVKARDIFPLYVNYVPGSTTVNGISVPDGITFAGGISLGNMNPGQSKIIKLSGIIVGCPPIGDYTLTNTAFVKGDNVAEISDIARSILRLMPIPAPTF